One segment of Larus michahellis chromosome 14, bLarMic1.1, whole genome shotgun sequence DNA contains the following:
- the SUMO2 gene encoding small ubiquitin-related modifier 2: MADEKPKEGVKTENNDHINLKVAGQDGSVVQFKIKRHTPLSKLMKAYCERQGLSMRQIRFRFDGQPINETDTPAQLEMEDEDTIDVFQQQTGGVY; this comes from the exons ATGGCCGACGAGAAGCCCAAG GAAGGAGTGAAGACTGAAAACAATGACCACATTAATCTGAAGGTGGCAGGGCAAGATGGGTCTGTGGTGCAGTTTAAGATTAAGAGGCATACACCACTTAGTAAACTAATGAAAGCCTATTGTGAACGACAG GGGTTGTCAATGAGGCAAATCAGATTCCGGTTCGATGGGCAGCCAATTAATGAAACAGACACACCTGCACAG TTGGAAATGGAGGATGAAGATACAATTGATGTGTTCCAgcagcaaacaggaggagtttactaa